Proteins from a single region of Centropristis striata isolate RG_2023a ecotype Rhode Island chromosome 9, C.striata_1.0, whole genome shotgun sequence:
- the tnni3k gene encoding serine/threonine-protein kinase TNNI3K isoform X1: MSSSLDIPQSSLQTATREKLRKFNSLRAREVQPGEFWDVVVVTAADESQREAYELQIRDKVQRKELPLGLHYKVFSDPPGAKIGNGGSTLYALQQLNDVYGKAVGRLRVILIHADEWKKKVGESYSVIIEKLEDEFQLKESELADLNLAFSSDEAFQKVNVSYRTEKGLSLLHLCCVCGGNKDHVRTLTVKGLRPSRLSRNGFTALHLAAYKDNAELLTALLHGGSDVQQVGYSALTALHVATLAGHHEAADILLQHGASVNVQDSVFFTPLHIAAYNNHEQVAKLLLKFGADVNASGEVGDRPLHLAAAKGFLSIIKLLMGEGSKANVNAQDNEDHVPLHFCARFGHHEIVRFLLQGNFDVQPHSVNIYGDTPLHLACYNGKFEAAKELLQLSGTDSLSKENIFSETALHSACTYGKDLEMVKFLLGQNATSLNNQGRDGHTALHSACFHGHIRLVQFLLDSGADMNLVACDPSRSSGEKDEQTCLMWAYEKGHDAIVTLLKHYKRPDDSPCNEYSQPGGDGSYVSVPSPLGKIKSMTKEKAEVLLLRASLPSHFHLQLSELEFNEIIGSGSFGRVYRGKCRNKIVAIKRYRANTYCSKSDVDMFCREVSILCRLNHPCIIQFVGACLDDPSQFAIVTQYVSGGSLFSLLHEQKRLIDLQSKLIIAIDVAKGMEYLHNLTQPIIHRDLNSHNILLYEDGHAVVADFGESRFLQSVDEDNMTKQPGNLRWMAPEVFTQCTRYSVKADIFSYALCLWELLTGEIPFAHLKPAAAAADMAYHHIRPPVGYSIPKPISALLMRGWNACPEDRPEFSEMVSNLEECLCNVELMSPASSNSSGSLSPSSSSDCLLGRGGPGRSHVAALRSRFELEYALNTRAYAFWTQRYDASSASADSEQRRASGGLSLEELRRNMQFSPIDRNGYVSDPMSTMRFCSSYSSSGSFEDSN, translated from the exons atgtccagCTCACTGGATATTCCCCAGAGTTCA TTACAAACTGCAACAAGAGAAAAACTCAGGAAGTTTAACTCTCTGCGGG CTCGGGAGGTGCAGCCCGGGGAGTTTTGGGACGTGGTGGTTGTGACCGCTGCGGATGAGAGTCAGAGAGAAGCTTATGAGCTGCAGATCAGAGACAAAGTCCAGAGAAAAGAGCTTCCCCTCGGACTCCACTACAAGGTCTTCTCTGATCCGCCTGGAGCTAAAATAG GGAACGGGGGCTCCACTCTGTACGCCCTGCAGCAGCTGAACGACGTCTATGGCAAGGCTGTGGGCAGGCTCAGGGTCATCCTCATCCACGCAG ATGAGTGGAAGAAGAAGGTGGGCGAGTCGTACTCTGTCATCATAGAGAAGTTGGAAGACGAGTTCCAGCTCAAAGAGAGTGAACTCGCAGACCTCAACCTTGCCTTCAG CTCTGATGAAGCTTTTCAGAAGGTGAATGTGAGCTACCGAACAGAGAAGGGGCTGTCgctgctgcatctctgctgCGTGTGTGGAG GAAACAAGGACCATGTCCGCACCCTGACGGTTAAAGGCCTGCGTCCCTCCAGACTGTCCAGGAATGGATTCACTGCGCTCCATCTGGCTGCTTACAAG GATAACGCTGAGCTGCTGACTGCTCTTCTGCACGGAGGGTCAGACGTGCAGCAGGTGGGCTACAGTGCTCTCACTGCCCTTCATGTTGCCACGTTGGCTGGGCACCACGAG GCAGCTGATATACTCCTGCAGCACGGAGCTTCAGTGAATGTGCAGGATTCAGTTTTTTTCACACCACTGCATATTGCTGCTTATAACAACCATGAACAG GTGGCGAAGCTGCTGTTAAAGTTTGGGGCTGATGTAAATGCGAGTGGTGAGGTAGGAGACCGGCCGCTGCACCTCGCTGCAGCCAAAGGTTTCCTCTCCATCATCAAGCTGCTGATGGGGGAAGGTAGCAAAGCTAATG TAAACGCCCAGGACAATGAAGATCACGTCCCTCTCCACTTCTGCGCTCGCTTCGGTCACCATGAGATTGTGCGCTTTCTCCTGCAGGGCAACTTTGATGTGCAGCCTCACTCTGTCAACATCTACGGGGACACACCGTTACACTT GGCCTGCTATAATGGAAAATTTGAGGCAGCGAAGGAGCTCCTACAGCTCTCTGGAACCGACAGTCTGTCAAAGGAGAACATATTCAGCGAGACGGCACTTCACAG TGCATGCACCTATGGTAAAGACCTGGAGATGGTCAAGTTCTTGTTGGGCCAGAATGCTACGAGCCTCAACAATCAGGGCAGAGACGGACACACAG CTCTGCACAGCGCCTGTTTCCACGGCCACATCCGCCTGGTGCAGTTCTTGCTGGACAGCGGGGCAGACATGAACCTGGTGGCCTGCGACCCGAGCAGGTCCAGTGGGGAGAAAGACGAGCAGACCTGCCTGATGTGGGCGTATGAAAAAG GTCACGATGCCATTGTCACCTTACTGAAACACTACAAACGTCCAGATGACTCTCCCTGCAATGAGTACTCCCAGCCAGGAGGGG ATGGGTCCTACGTTTCAGTGCCGTCTCCTCTGGGAAAAATCAAAAGCATGACTAAAG aGAAGGCAGAAGTCCTCCTGCTCAGGGCCAGCCTCCCCTCTCATTTCCATCTTCAGCTGTCTGAGCTGGAGTTTAATGAAATTATTGGATCAG GCTCCTTTGGAAGAGTCTACAGAGGCAAATGCAGGAACAAAATTGTTGCTATAAAACG CTACCGAGCCAACACGTATTGCTCTAAGTCCGACGTGGACATGTTCTGCAGAGAGGTCTCCATCCTCTGCCGCCTCAACCACCCCTGCATCATCCAGTTTGTGGGGGCGTGTCTGGACGACCCCAGCCAGTTCGCCATCGTCACCCAGTACGTCTCCGGAGGCTCGCTGTTCTCTCTGCTGCACGAGCAGAAGAG GCTTATCGACCTGCAGTCCAAGCTCATCATTGCCATCGACGTGGCCAAGGGCATGGAGTACCTGCACAACCTCACCCAGCCTATCATCCACAGGGACCTCAACAG CCACAACATTCTGCTGTACGAGGACGGACATGCTGTGGTGGCGGATTTTGGAG AATCTAGATTTCTACAATCTGTGGATGAGGACAACATGACCAAGCAGCCGGGG aaCCTGCGTTGGATGGCTCCAGAGGTGTTCACCCAGTGTACTCGCTACTCTGTGAAGGCAGACATATTCAGCTACGCCCTCTGTCTGTGGGAGCTGCTTACTGGAGAAATTCCCTTCGCTCATCTCAAACctg ctgcagcagcagcagacatggCCTACCATCACATCCGGCCTCCTGTGGGATACTCCATCCCCAAACCCATCTCTGCTCTCCTGATGAGAGGCTGGAACGCCTGCCCAGAG gACAGGCCTGAGTTCTCTGAAATGGTTTCCAACCTGGAGGAATGTTTGTGCAATGTCGAG CTGATGTCTCCAGCCTCCAGTAACAGCAGCGGCTCCctgtctccctcctcctcctctgactgTCTGCTGGGGCGAGGAGGACCCGGTCGGAGCCACGTGGCTGCCCTGCGCTCCCGATTTGAGCTGGAGTACGCTCTCAACACACGCGCCTACGCCTTCTGGACTCAGAGGTATGACGCCTCCAGCGCCTCCGCAGACAG TGAGCAGCGTCGAGCATCCGGAGGCCTTTCACTGGAGGAACTCAGGAGGAACATGCAGTTTTCTCCTATCGACCGAAATG GGTACGTGTCTGATCCAATGAGCACCATGAGATTCTGCTCTTCTtacagcagcagcggcagctTCGAGGACAGTAACTAA
- the tnni3k gene encoding serine/threonine-protein kinase TNNI3K isoform X2: MSQECIIKLQTATREKLRKFNSLRAREVQPGEFWDVVVVTAADESQREAYELQIRDKVQRKELPLGLHYKVFSDPPGAKIGNGGSTLYALQQLNDVYGKAVGRLRVILIHAGGLSQRLPSASALGKIFTAVPLGDPLYQMLELKLALYVDFPSQMKPGVLVTCADDIELYSTADDQAVRFDKPGFTALAHPSPLSIGTTHGVFVLDSNEKSTSSEMENISCLQFLHKPSVEKMRNSGAVCKRPSGCFSLSDTEFVYTDSTYYIDSDTAKSLLNLLKELGPLDCEVDAYGDFLQALGPQASIEYTSNTANVTKEESSLVEIRQKIFHLLKGTQLNVILLNNSKFYHIGTTSEYLFHLSEDVALQKELGFTASAFSVHMNENSGCCVMHSVLAPSFSVGAGSVVEYCRLGAGAAVGGGSIVSSCWVRAGLSVPAGVFMHSLCVNYKHQTRFVTIVFGINDNLKHRVEAPAYMEQLKLFGLGLPDCLSHWGLKQEVLRFSGDASSCSLWNACLFPVCSDQQSSFSLSLEMLQTALTGSTLTLSEDTKLMSMQEALQCKNLEEMLEFRKGLYEDITQRKPNN, translated from the exons ATGAGTCAGGAATGTATCATAAAGTTACAAACTGCAACAAGAGAAAAACTCAGGAAGTTTAACTCTCTGCGGG CTCGGGAGGTGCAGCCCGGGGAGTTTTGGGACGTGGTGGTTGTGACCGCTGCGGATGAGAGTCAGAGAGAAGCTTATGAGCTGCAGATCAGAGACAAAGTCCAGAGAAAAGAGCTTCCCCTCGGACTCCACTACAAGGTCTTCTCTGATCCGCCTGGAGCTAAAATAG GGAACGGGGGCTCCACTCTGTACGCCCTGCAGCAGCTGAACGACGTCTATGGCAAGGCTGTGGGCAGGCTCAGGGTCATCCTCATCCACGCAG GAGGGCTGAGTCAGCGTCTGCCCAGTGCCAGCGCTCTGGGGAAGATCTTCACCGCCGTGCCGCTGGGGGACCCTCTCTACCAGATGCTGGAGCTCAAACTGGCGCTGTATGTGGATTTCCCGTCGCAGATGAAGCCCGGTGTTCTGGTGACCTGTGCGGACGACATCGAGCTCTACAGCACTGCAGACGACCAGGCTGTTAGGTTTGACAAGCCTGGCTTTACAGCCTTAGCCCACCCCTCCCCGCTGTCCATCGGGACCACCCATGGCGTGTTTGTGCTGGATTCAAATGAAAAGTCGACTTCCTCTGAAATGGAGAACATTTCCTGCCTGCAGTTTCTGCACAAGCCGAGTGTGGAGAAGATGCGAAACAGTGGAGCTGTTTGCAAAAGGCCGAGcggttgtttttctctttctgacaCTGAGTTTGTCTACACAGACAGCACCTATTATATCGACTCTGACACTGCAAAGTCTCTTCTTAACCTGCTGAAGGAGCTGGGCCCTTTGGACTGTGAGGTAGACGCATACGGGGACTTCCTCCAAGCACTGGGCCCTCAAGCTTCAATAGAATACACCAGCAACACTGCCAATGTCACCAAAGAGGAGAGCAGTCTGGTGGAAATCCGCCAAAAGATCTTCCATCTTTTAAAAGGGACTCAGCTGAATGTGATTCTCCTGAACAACTCCAAGTTTTATCACATCGGAACCACATCAGAGTACCTGTTTCACCTCAGCGAGGATGTGGCGCTGCAGAAGGAGCTGGGTTTCACGGCGTCTGCCTTCAGCGTGCACATGAATGAAAACTCAGGATGCTGCGTTATGCACAGCGTCCTGGCTCCCAGTTTCTCTGTGGGAGCTGGATCAGTGGTGGAGTACTGCAGACTGGGAGCAGGAGCTGCTGTAGGTGGGGGCTCCATCGTCAGCAGCTGCTGGGTCAGAGCGGGCCTCTCGGTGCCCGCTGGGGTCTTCATGCACTCACTCTGTGTGAATTACAAGCACCAAACCAGATTTGTCACCATCGTTTTTGGGATTAACGACAACTTGAAGCACAGAGTGGAAGCTCCGGCATACATGGAGCAGCTGAAGCTTTTTGGTCTCGGCCTCCCAGACTGTCTGTCCCACTGGGGGCTGAAACAGGAAGTCCTGAGGTTCTCTGGTGATGCATCCAGCTGTAGTTTGTGGAACGCTTGTTTGTTTCCAGTTTGCTCTGATCAACAGAGCtcattctctctgtctctggagATGCTGCAGACCGCTCTGACTGGATCTACATTAACTTTATCCGAGGACACAAAGCTGATGTCTATGCAGGAGGCCTTACAGTGTAAGAACCTGGAGGAGATGCTGGAGTTCAGGAAGGGACTTTATGAAGACATCACACAGAGAAAACCCAACAATTAA